Genomic DNA from Salvia miltiorrhiza cultivar Shanhuang (shh) chromosome 1, IMPLAD_Smil_shh, whole genome shotgun sequence:
ATCAACCCACTGCCAAGTTCCTTCAGCGGGGTTTCTGTAAGGCACTCTAGGTGTTCCAATAGGCATCATTGCTACACGACCTCTTGTTGGTTTGGTATTAATAGATCTGTAAATGGTTAAAAGGTGTCATTTACAATATGTCAATAATTCAATATCTATATTTAATGTGTTATTTTACCCAAGTCAAGATTTAGGAGTGAGAGATGTATGCTCTTGAGCCAAGGAAATGGTTTAAGGCAAATCAGTCAGAGTTGATTACCACTGATGTACCCAGAGGGAGAAAAAGAAATCCAGTGATGTACCCAGAGGGAGAAATAGAAATCCAAGAGTAACATCTTTCTAATTTTAACTAACAAATACTTCGATGTTGAAAAAGGTCAAAACATGGATTAGGGAATAAAGTGAGCATATACGTTAGTTAAACTGAAATACTATttacaaagaaaaacaaagaaaatttTGCCACAGTACATACCCTGtcactttataaaaaatacGTAGCAAAGGGGGAATTCTATGCACATTAAAGATCAAGTCATGACCCAAAGCTATAAGGGGCAAATTTGAAGGAGAGTAGAGTAAATGGAAGGCAAATACAATATTTTCAATCATAATTATGGAATTGTACACTCAAATGCCATTATGCTGCACAAATTTTAACTCAATAAATTCACTAAAACTCACTGAACCTAGCTTTCGTGCTGATTGCAATATCCAAACATAGCACACATATATGATATATTGACTTCTCCCACTATTATGGAAACTGCTTTAACTTTGATTGGCCGGGGTTGATATTGTTGTTAATCTTCAGTCCTAAGCAGTAACTTCCACATGAAGGTTTATCTTAAGAGGCTTGAGAATCTATCTCTAGTCATTTGGTGGATATAACCTCCCCTAAACTAACTGGCTTTGCTATTACCAGGCGTGTACATCTTATCTTTTCATTTCATTGGTCGACCTAAGGCCATTTGCTTAAATTTAAAGCTAATTAACAGCTCCCAATCCAAGTTTCCAACTATGCTTCTCATACTTGGTGTCATTTTCAATTCAACCAATGCCCTTCTTGAATTTTCTTTAACTAACCTGCAGATATAGAATTCTTAAACAAATAGCACGACAAATTTATTTCAAAAGCTTAACCTAAAAGGATTCCTAAGAAGATGTTCCAAGTTCCATTAACCTCCCATTGTTTCTATCTCTCTTTCAAATTTTTCTTTAACACCCAACAGAGAAAATGATAAACCAAGTAGTCCGGAATTGCAATTTACTCAATCAAAACAGGTGGCAGCTAATGTTACAATATCCTATGATAACAAAACCATGAAAACACAGTTCCAAATAGAAATTTTGATGGTGGGAAATTGACCCATAGACATTGGTAGCAGAAGCCATACCTGGACTCCATGCTTTTGTACACTTTATCACGAAATTCCACATTCAAATTGGACTTTCCTACTCCCCATCCATCTgcgtaatttatttattttcttaaaggaGTCAAAATTACATCATAGAACAAGTTAAATTGAATATCGAGCTGCGAGATAAGAACACATACTTGGAGATTGAACTCTCAACCCCACGAAGATTTTGGTGGCGCAGCTGCAAAAGGGCATAGATTGTAAAATTAGGGCCTAGCATAGCGAAAAAATTGAACTTTGAATAAAAAGTGAAGCAGAACCTTAGAGAAGGAGGGGATGAATCAATTGTGGAGTTAAAATATGAGGTTGGAGCGATTGCCATTGTTGGGATAGAGAGAGAAACAATGAATTTCGTGGTTATTGGATATGGAGGAAAGGTTACTGTTAAGAATCACGTATACCCGAACCCGAACTTGTCGACCCGTATTTATCAAATGGGTTATTCATTTTAGTGGCGTCTGGTCCGTCTGATTCTGAATTAATAAAGGATCAAATGaatgatttattttcattttattatcacGATGAAAATCTCTTTacgttaatttataaattaaaattaaaaataaatcgatatttttattttaaatactgTACTAacattttgaaaatatattcattAGAAGAAGTgttaaaagatgaataaaattataaagATGTTTCTTCGCTTTCTTAATTTCCTTCTTTTATCTGCAAGAAATCACTAGAAAggttatggccaaaaaatacataaactttgaaaaagtataattttcacatgaactttcatttaggttaaaaaaatgcattaatttatatttttgttataatttcGGCGAAATTGGTGCTTAGTTGACAGTCGAAAGTTCACCTAATGTTGATCTAACTTCTGATGATAAGGAGTATTTAAAGTTCGGAGATCTAAGAAGgcaatattaatatatttgacttaatttcgactgtcaattaagctctaatttctttgaaattcaattttaggtgaaaattgtgacaaaaatataaattcatgtatttttttgacttaattgaaagtttagTTGAATAttgcaattttttcaaaattcgtgtattttttttgtcataacCCCTTTTAGAAAGATAATAAAATTTACTCAAAATATAGAAAGTAGAGACTTaaccaaaattaaatatttctatAAAACTGAAGATAActttgtaattattttataatttatagaaAGAGAATAGTGTAGGCTTCTCTACAATGTGGGGtgtattataaaaaaaagttatattgATTTAATTTTGTATGCTGAGGCTTCTCTATAATGTGAAGTATATTATAAAAAGAGAagctatatttaattaaaattaaaattaaaataatttttatttttatttttaattttctataagaaaaacaatttttttttaatggatcCATAGAGTCGGGCTCTACCTATCGCACCCTCTCTCTGAGCCTGGGGGCTCGCCAATGGGGCAGGACTCGCCGAGGGTCGACTCGAGCCTCTAGATCGAGCCCCGTTGCACATTCACTAAGGATTTAGTGAGAATGGTCAAATGTGATTAGAAATGAGAATAAATCTAGAACGTTAGATGTTCAAATCTTATAAGctgatattaatttatttaaatttattgtgtaaaagaaaaataacaaataaattagtataaatatACGAATAAGCTAATACAAATCTACGAATAAGCCATTTGATGACTTTGCTGAATAAATTACAACAAATTCATAATTCAAGATTCAAATCCAACAAGTGAcaaaaattccatttttttaattcatgattttgtataataaattcataatattttatAGCGAATTCAAAGTTGATTAATTTAATACGATAAATGTGGCTTGTATAATAATCTCTCTAGAGGGAGTTTCAAATGAAaacttttatttaaaatgaaaacgaAAAACATTCTTAACCCTTCAATAGTGAAAATCTACTATAAATACATCATCTTGAtggataaaatttattttttttagtgcagtAAATGTCATTGTAAatgcaataattttatacatctaATGCAGTGTTCTCATATTCTCACGATAAATGCagttcttatatatatatatatatatatatatatatatatatacacacacacacaaacacacatattACACTTTCCTGAATATGCCAGCCTCAAACATCTTTCTGAAGCACAATATATCAAGCAATCGTACAGTATTAACTAACTTTAATCTTGAAACTAATCTTTACTGATGGTGCTCTGTTCCTATTTTGAGGCCAAAGACATTCAATGTAAGTTCAAATTGATGACAAAAACCACACAAAGCTTTGTCTATGGAGATTAATTAGAGGGCTTCTCGTATGTATTCTGATCTCTGAAAGTTGCAATGGCGCTTTTAATCATACCAGCCATATCCGACCGCACAAAAAGATGAGTATTGTCCAATACATGTATTATAAACTTCTGCGACTGCGGCAGAGAAGCATTCATGTTAATGATGAATTGAGCCATGGGAATGTCACTGCATAAACAAGAAAATATCGATTACGTTAGACTACCGAAGCTCTGACTAGTGTGCAAATACAATGCAAGCACCTTCaattcaaattaaatcaaaactcaaaaactcaaaACTAATTCATATGAATCAGCATGATAAGCCAAACCAATGCTGCAGTTGGCTCATAAGTGGGCCCGGAGCATGGTTGAGCCAACTAGAGGCTCAACCAATGCTGATGCTCTAAGGCAATTGAGGTGAATGTATGAACATTGGGCACCACTTTAAGAAAGGAAATAGGGTGGCTATCAACTTAGAGCTTCAACTTCGGCAGTTTTTGAAAATATGTCCATACTTTAGTAGTAAtatgcaaaataaataaataaataaataagaaccAATGACCTTCTAACATTCATGCAAAAATATCACTTGATAAAAATTCTGCCACAGAAACTGCGGCATCCTAATTCAAAATGCTATGCTGAAACTTCTACCCAgtgatttttttgaaaaaaatgatgaaagatgaggaatttatgcattttttgtagGTTGGGGCATTATTTTGCAGAACGCGCCAAGTGCAGGCCATAACTTGATAATAATCCAAGGAAATACCATGTGATGTACAATCCCTTTATAGCATTCACCATGATGTATATATTATGTCCTCCACCtgcaaaaatttatattaattagtaAGAGCCGTAGATCAACTAGTTTAACTACATGTGTGATGACTTTCGGGTTCCTCACGAGagaagcgtgacccatttcaACACCAATAAACACTTGTTAACACAAGTTTTCTCGGTGGATCTGCGGATGAAAACTTGAACAGATGCAGAAGATACGACCAATTCAAAGTTGTGTGATCGACAACATACGTAGTGAAGAATGTCAAGCAATTAGAGCTCCTTAAATGACAAAGTGTAACCTACATGCATAGTTGTTCTCAAACAGCACGGATCCCTTTCACACACCAAATAATCTCGTTCCAACTAAGTAAAAGGAGCTCGGTTAGTTTTCCGACAGTTTTATTTCTTACCATCTCTTTCGGGATAAACCAAGCCTATCTCCATGTCTAAACAAGTATTAGTTAACACAGTTAACCACCAAAATAACTAAGACGAAGTAGATCTTATGAAGCCATGTTATGAGTCAATTTTGTGGCAGACATTCAATCACAAACATAAGAATTCAATTATTGGATCAAACAATTTGGTTTCAAGACGATCACCAACATATGAGGACTTAACTGATAAGAGAATCGATTACTCACAAATACAACCACGGAATGCCCAATAAATGTTCTAAGCCACTAATATTTCTTTTAGGCTCATTGGTTTGATCAGTCGAAAATCAACacaaattccttttgggccaacgaaagatttaatttttttctacaATAATCAGCATTCTGTTTCTGAAACAGGAGTTAAGTAATCATCTCAATTATGCAAAAGAACAATTAGACCTTTCAGCAATTCTAGAATTCGAACTAGGAAAAATCATAGGAAGATTGAGATTATTGCACCCAATTCAGCAATCAATATATTGGAAAAATAACACTAAATTATGAGATTATTGTTTGGGTACCTTAATACCCGACTCCGGTTACTAGGGTGTCCAATACCcgacataaaaaatatttcttttacttTTGCAATAAATCTAGGGctgaaaaaataattcatggCCAGCCGCCTATCTTACCTGCTGAAAAGCTGCGGACGGAGGCGGCTGAGCGAGGGCGGAGGCGGCTGCGGGCCTGTTGTTTGCGGGCAGTGGCGAGAGCGAAGGCTatcgggcggcggcggccggacGACAGAGAGACGGAGGAGACGAGAGGAAGAGAAGAGACGAGGAGAGAATACAAAAGACTCAGATGGAGGTGGGCCTGTTAAGCCCACTAGCATACTCAACCGGCCCACTCCAAAACCTGTTTTCAGTTTAAAGATTCAATCGCATCTACTCCATTTAGTTgtaattaaattttcattttgtatGGGCACTACACCCAAAAATCTTCTCACCGATTAAAGTTTCATTCAATTCATTTTTACCAATTACTAAGTTTTATTAGAAACCACATGAAAATCACGAcatattatttgttaattaagtCAATTAAACCATGATTGAGCTTTAATCACTTTATTTGCTTCTTGCTTATGTTTGCATGAGTAGTtggtttattaattattaactaCGGGTTAGTTTGGCTAATTAATCTTTCAATTGCTTACAAATTGTGTCAACATACATGGTGACGTTTACTTGCAAGTTTTGAGATTGTTGCGTGAGGAAATGAGAGTAATTATTTATGTCTATTTTACTTCCTATGTGTATAGTTATGGGCTAATTTTCTATGAATATACTaagtatatttaaattttagtatttaactaataatagttttagttaaaaaaatatatgaatttttaatgttttttaaaTTCGACTTGAGTTAGAGTTTCAATCACACTTAATAATACATAAAAGTGGGAAATTAATCATGTGACAACTCAAATTTTAGATATTCCTTTAATCTACGTGTCATGGACAATATGTTCACTAGAATTAATCTATTAAAATCTGTAGACCGATGAAAGAAAGTATCTGCAAACTTCCACTAAACCAGCTGAAGTAGCaaactaaaattaatttaagaagCATAATGTAATAATCTGTAGacaattttaattgaaatagTATCAATGTTGCAAAAGGTGGAAACAAGAAAACACCAATCAACTGCGATAAGTGGATGAATGACCAAACTTCTCAAATGCCTGCTTCAATACTCTATCTGATGTTGACCATGATAAATTCCCAATAAAGCAGAAAAATTCATCCTGATCCCCCATATTCACTTTgcataaaagaaattaaatacataaactaaCAGCATCTCAAGCTAATATAACAAACTGGTCACATGACTCGAAATATGCCCTAATGCTTTGAATTCAGACATATGTGCATAAACATGCATAATGACTTATTGTACATAGCTAATCTGAAATCCAAATGAGTAAACCAGCTAAGAAGCAGTTCGGTGCTGCTTATGCGTCGATGGTTACAATTTACAATTTGAGACtcatatgttattttttttccccttcAGAACTAAATCTTAATATTAGATGGTAAAAGGAAAACAATTTATCTACTCTGCATACCAATTTATCACGAACTTAACTAATCCTCATCGAATTAGGATAGTGCTACTTTCAGTAAAGCATGAACAAACAGACAAATCTCTCCACAATATATTAAATTCACTCACAAACACAACAAAGGAAAACCTGAAAACGAATCATCAGCCTCAGAACTTCGGCCGCAGGCATGAATTAACCGACAAAATAAACAGCAAAACAAGGGAAACCGAAGCGGATTTTGGAATTACTTTATTTATCTTAGACACAATGCAGTCATAAATCAAGGCTTACTCCTGGTAGGAGTTGATAAAATTGCTGCAACGAATCAAAGTGTAAAGCTATTAGACAAACACACAAGCACGGTAGAAATACAAACAGAAGCATGATCGAAGAACGCAGAGCAAGAGGTGAATTGAAAGAATAGAGCGAAATGAAACCTGCGCGGCTGCGATTTAGGCGTTGGAGTGGGAGCGACGAGCAGCTTCTGGTTTGAAATAGTATCTGGTCGACGGGAGTGGCAATCCGCAGGCAGGAGACGACCGCGCCGTCCGACGCCTTCTTCAAAATCTTGCTCGGCGGAACCCTAAACCTGAGATCGGGAACCGATTTATGGGAAACGATGGTAGAGTCCGGCCGAGCAAACGGCCGGCGTGGCAGCGGCGCTGGTCGTGGCGGCGAGTCGTGACGGCAGTGGCAGGGCGCGACGATGGTGAGGAGAGAAAGAGGCCAAGTCTGATTTCGGGAAATTTGGTGGGGATAGTTAGGGTtttgatattttataataatattaaatttaaggaCAAAGGTTCATATTGATCCCTAAACTAGACCCCCCTACAGCGTTTAGCCCATACTCGACCTTGGTACAAATACCTCCCTCATAGTCTAGAACAAGGGTTCAACTAACCCCACATAACAAACGGCCTACTCACGCCGTTTCCttccaaaaaaatttttttataatattaaaaaaaaaacatgagaaATAGTATGGTGATGGCTGTAAGAACCGTGAGAATCTTCCACGACCCAAACACATACTCCTTCATGGGTTTGGCCATCTTAATCTTCCATCTCTGGCTATAGAACTTGTTCACATCCGCTATCACTTTTTCGAGTAATGGCACTTTGGTCAATCTCACCGACCTGCTCATCCCGTTCCACAGCTCCGCCACCTCCTTCTCGCTCTTCAGATGGTTCACGATGATCCCCTTCCCGCACAGGAACCGCGCGTCTACCTTCTTGTCGATGATCTCGTTCATCAACTCCGTGTACCGCGCCAGCACCTGCGGCCCGAACGCGCTGCACGCCTCGTACGCCACCAGATTCCTCAGCACCACCTCGGAGTTCACGTCCAGGTTGATCACCGGGATGTGGAACGTTAGGGTTTTGTCGTCGAAGTTGATGCTCGAGATGCCTTCCTCCGTCGCCACGAACTACACCCCGGCCTCCACCAGCTGCATCATCGAAGGGATCGCGATCTCCTCCAGCAGCGGAGGCTTCTCGTCGCTCTTCTTCGAACCCGATTCCTCGTCGCCTCCGTCTTCATTTTTCTCATTATGCAAGGTCTGGAGCACATTCTCGATTGGCTCCTTGAGCATTTTCAGGATGGGGATCTTGCTCAGAATCGTCCATGGCAGTTTCACCAACACTTTCATGGGCTTGGAGAACATCACGCGCTTCGTCAATGCAATCGGCCCTCGTACTAACTTCGACACCATTGCCATCACTATGTCCACCAGCTTCCGCATGTGAGTCGGCTCTGCAAACGCCTCCGCCGCCGTCATCCCttccttctcctcctcctcgCCGCCAAATTCGCCGTCTTCAATTTCGTGCGGCGTAAACGATATATCAGATTTAGGCACGATGAAGTGGTATAAAAAATCCAGCAAGTGAGTGTGCTCCATGACGAGCGCCACCGTGTCATTGCTGAGCCCCGTCATCATTGAGTGGAGAGTTTTATCCGCCGTTTCCTTGGAGGAGAACTGCAGTTCAAGCAGCATCCTCATGACAAACAAAGGGATTTGGTTCTCGAGCATGAAGAGATCTCTGAGGATGGAGTTGTGCACCGTCTTGTTCCCCGATGAGTCGATGATGTGGGAGAGGCCGGGGGGGATCTTGCCAAGGATCTTTCCCTGCTTGATGCCGCAGATGCGGATGAACTCGAAGATGAAGCAGACGTCGACGACCATCATCCAGGAGAGGGCCTCGGGGCCGAAGTTGACGGGGCGGTGGTAGCAGGCGCGGATGCGGAGGTCATGCTTCATGAGGTGGTCCGCCAGGGTTTGGAGCTTCACGTTCTAGAGCTCCCTCTGGATCCGCTTTGCGGCGGCGACTTTGTACCGCTCCATGTCGTAGAGCTCCAGCCGGAGGTGGTGGTACGGCCTGATCGCCACCTACTGCGACATGTACGAAGTCAGAT
This window encodes:
- the LOC131025912 gene encoding general transcription and DNA repair factor IIH subunit TFB5 codes for the protein MVNAIKGLYITCDIPMAQFIINMNASLPQSQKFIIHVLDNTHLFVRSDMAGMIKSAIATFRDQNTYEKPSN